Proteins co-encoded in one Trueperella abortisuis genomic window:
- a CDS encoding universal stress protein translates to MAHENIVVVGIDGSEAGNSALEWALAQARAREARLHIVCGYELPSQYMSPEFQVSQGGVNHLYDSARNIVSEAVAAVEGQGVEVTSALEFGDPTEVLVEISKRVALVVVGGRTQHTGRLADRLLRTVSSAVPANAYCPTVVVPTDSPASHVPIERVVCGVDGSEHAKMALQRAVWEADRWRAKLTALVAVNPSAVGWVPAYTFRDEHLAEMESAVAEQLAEVDEGRDIDVEIKAVEGSPAHILAQMSEESDLVVLGTRGRGGFTGLLLGSTSQTLLGYSACPTMVVPRRVRKDDDHGPGPVQLVDDDEPGIKG, encoded by the coding sequence ATGGCGCATGAAAACATTGTTGTAGTTGGTATCGACGGGTCCGAGGCGGGTAACTCCGCTCTCGAGTGGGCGCTCGCCCAGGCGAGGGCTCGCGAGGCCCGATTGCATATCGTGTGCGGCTACGAGTTGCCATCTCAGTACATGTCGCCCGAGTTTCAGGTTTCCCAAGGCGGCGTCAACCACCTGTATGACTCCGCGCGCAATATCGTCAGTGAGGCGGTGGCCGCGGTGGAGGGCCAGGGCGTGGAGGTGACTTCCGCACTCGAGTTTGGTGATCCTACCGAGGTGCTGGTGGAGATCTCCAAGCGCGTGGCGCTCGTGGTGGTGGGCGGGCGCACCCAGCACACCGGCCGGCTTGCCGACCGCCTGCTGCGCACCGTCTCCTCCGCCGTTCCGGCCAACGCGTACTGTCCCACCGTCGTCGTCCCCACGGATTCGCCCGCATCGCACGTCCCGATCGAGCGCGTGGTGTGCGGCGTGGATGGTTCAGAGCACGCGAAGATGGCGCTCCAGCGCGCCGTGTGGGAGGCCGACCGGTGGCGGGCCAAGCTGACAGCGCTGGTGGCGGTCAACCCGTCGGCGGTGGGCTGGGTTCCGGCCTACACCTTCCGCGACGAGCACCTGGCCGAGATGGAGTCCGCCGTGGCGGAGCAGCTGGCCGAGGTGGACGAGGGGCGCGATATCGACGTCGAGATCAAGGCCGTCGAAGGTAGCCCGGCGCATATCCTTGCCCAGATGTCCGAGGAGTCCGACCTGGTGGTGCTTGGCACGCGCGGGCGCGGCGGCTTCACGGGCCTTCTGCTTGGTTCGACCTCCCAGACGCTGCTCGGCTACTCCGCCTGCCCCACCATGGTGGTGCCGCGCCGCGTCCGTAAGGACGACGACCACGGGCCGGGCCCGGTTCAGCTGGTTGACGACGACGAACCCGGCATCAAGGGCTAG
- a CDS encoding metal-dependent transcriptional regulator — protein MSQLIDTTEMYLKTIFELNEEDIPALRARIVERLGQSGPTVSETVSRMERSGLVAMGRGREIEFTDEGLHHAIRVMRRHRLVERLLQDIIKLDWPHLHDEACRWEHVVSDDVAERIDALLGHPQMDPYGNPIPAAGATRISDVREFNLASVMEVEPGDGRVYVVDRLAESVQLDLDILSMLEDEGLTPGVKITVDVIDPDSAIVAKNGDSVRLSADVARGIFLRTA, from the coding sequence GTGAGCCAGCTGATCGATACCACTGAGATGTACTTAAAGACCATCTTCGAGCTCAACGAAGAGGACATCCCGGCGTTGCGCGCGCGCATCGTGGAGCGGCTGGGGCAGTCGGGGCCGACCGTGTCGGAGACGGTGAGCCGCATGGAGCGCTCCGGTCTGGTGGCGATGGGCCGCGGGCGCGAGATTGAGTTCACGGATGAGGGGCTCCACCACGCGATCCGCGTCATGCGTCGCCACAGGCTCGTAGAGCGGCTGTTGCAGGACATCATCAAGCTTGACTGGCCCCACCTTCACGACGAGGCGTGCCGCTGGGAGCACGTGGTGTCCGACGACGTCGCGGAGCGGATCGACGCCCTCCTCGGCCACCCGCAGATGGACCCTTACGGCAATCCGATCCCGGCGGCGGGTGCCACGAGGATTTCGGATGTGCGCGAGTTCAACCTGGCCTCGGTGATGGAGGTTGAGCCAGGTGATGGTAGGGTGTACGTCGTTGACCGCTTGGCAGAATCGGTTCAGCTCGATCTCGACATTCTGTCGATGCTCGAGGACGAAGGGCTGACGCCGGGGGTAAAGATAACGGTGGACGTTATCGATCCCGACAGCGCGATCGTCGCCAAGAATGGCGATTCTGTGCGGCTTTCCGCCGATGTGGCGCGGGGAATCTTCCTTCGCACGGCTTAG
- a CDS encoding C40 family peptidase, with the protein MASRHEMVAPRATFSKSTMTTVATASAAGALMGLGAPMALADGNGTAAAAPAAAVALATPAAATNTVATVDLGNVSAGEWEMETVVVEAEAAPVAPAVEAPVARTAPTTEARATTQQATPAAEAEAAQPAYSGSSSSIAATALAYQGAPYRWGGTTPAGWDCIGFVRYVYAQHGVSIGGYTTSVLSVGRQVPYSEARAGDILYWPGHVAISLGNGMNIGAWNESIGTTTGADSYIGVPTVIRVF; encoded by the coding sequence ATGGCGTCACGTCACGAAATGGTCGCACCTCGTGCGACGTTCTCGAAGTCGACCATGACGACGGTTGCGACTGCATCTGCGGCCGGTGCTCTGATGGGCCTCGGTGCGCCCATGGCTCTGGCGGACGGCAACGGCACCGCGGCTGCGGCCCCGGCTGCTGCAGTCGCGCTGGCCACCCCGGCGGCCGCCACCAACACGGTCGCCACGGTCGACCTGGGCAACGTCTCGGCGGGCGAGTGGGAGATGGAGACCGTCGTCGTTGAGGCTGAGGCCGCTCCGGTTGCTCCCGCTGTCGAGGCCCCGGTCGCGCGGACCGCCCCCACGACCGAGGCGCGCGCCACCACGCAGCAGGCCACCCCGGCCGCTGAGGCTGAGGCCGCTCAGCCGGCCTACTCCGGTTCGTCGAGCTCGATCGCCGCCACCGCCCTCGCCTACCAGGGTGCCCCCTACCGCTGGGGCGGAACCACCCCGGCTGGTTGGGACTGCATCGGCTTCGTCCGCTACGTCTACGCCCAGCACGGCGTTTCCATCGGCGGCTACACCACCTCCGTCCTGTCGGTCGGCCGCCAGGTTCCCTACTCGGAGGCTCGCGCGGGCGACATCCTTTACTGGCCCGGTCACGTGGCCATCTCGCTCGGTAACGGCATGAACATCGGCGCCTGGAACGAGTCGATCGGTACCACGACCGGCGCGGACTCCTACATCGGCGTCCCCACCGTCATCCGCGTCTTCTAG